In one Staphylococcus lutrae genomic region, the following are encoded:
- the yjbH gene encoding protease adaptor protein YjbH gives MTKELRAIVNTCREDSNLSPVSKIEIYSFFDPFDKDSFKLSAVLSKLRIEYHQYIRIRHILNPSLRVLTKCQAQSTSDRDNIALAFKAAELQGRARAHRFMHLIQNEIIPKPDIVTEAMIANCIVNAGLDYDVYQDDLKNGHLRESLKVDLHIAREMEVEQAPSLVFFNEDIREEGLKVEGLYPYHIYTYIINEMMGAPIEKCLPPKLYEYIQQKQLVTVEELLTIYEWPEKTLRKELKKLMLQQKVKKLNYPDGEFWKSMM, from the coding sequence ATGACGAAAGAATTGAGAGCTATTGTAAATACTTGTCGTGAAGATTCAAATCTTTCACCTGTCAGTAAGATTGAGATTTATTCTTTCTTTGATCCATTTGACAAAGATAGTTTTAAACTTTCTGCCGTTCTGTCAAAATTAAGAATTGAATATCATCAATATATCCGTATTCGTCATATTTTAAACCCATCATTACGTGTCCTCACAAAGTGTCAAGCACAGAGCACATCAGATCGTGACAACATTGCTTTGGCCTTTAAAGCAGCAGAATTACAAGGGCGTGCACGTGCACATCGTTTTATGCATCTCATTCAAAACGAAATCATACCGAAGCCTGATATTGTTACAGAAGCTATGATTGCGAATTGTATCGTGAATGCTGGATTAGATTACGATGTGTATCAAGATGATTTAAAAAACGGACACTTGCGTGAGAGTTTGAAAGTTGACCTTCATATTGCACGAGAAATGGAAGTCGAACAAGCCCCTTCCCTCGTTTTTTTTAATGAAGATATTCGAGAGGAAGGATTGAAGGTAGAAGGCCTTTATCCCTATCATATTTATACGTATATTATTAATGAAATGATGGGTGCACCTATAGAAAAGTGTTTACCCCCTAAATTATATGAGTATATTCAACAGAAACAGTTAGTCACTGTAGAAGAATTGCTCACTATTTATGAATGGCCTGAGAAAACGTTGAGAAAAGAATTAAAAAAACTGATGTTGCAACAAAAAGTAAAGAAACTCAATTATCCAGATGGAGAGTTTTGGAAATCTATGATGTAG
- a CDS encoding truncated hemoglobin YjbI yields the protein MTQTPYEMIGRERLNQLVDHFYRLVEQDNRINHIFPGDFAETARKQKQFLTQFLGGPDLYTQEHGHPMLRMRHMPFPIDHIAKDAWLENMHTAISHAQLPHGVGDYLYERLRLTANHMVNIEN from the coding sequence TTGGTCGAGAGAGGCTGAATCAGCTTGTCGATCACTTTTATCGTCTCGTAGAACAAGATAATCGTATTAACCATATATTTCCTGGTGATTTTGCAGAAACAGCACGTAAACAAAAACAATTTCTGACACAGTTTTTAGGAGGGCCCGATTTGTATACACAGGAGCATGGCCACCCTATGTTAAGAATGCGTCATATGCCATTTCCCATCGACCATATCGCCAAAGATGCATGGCTTGAAAACATGCATACGGCTATTTCACATGCGCAACTACCGCATGGTGTGGGAGATTATTTGTATGAACGGCTACGTTTAACAGCAAATCACATGGTCAATATAGAAAATTAA